The region GTCCCAGTCGGATCGGTCGCGCCCGTAGGTCAGCACCGGCACGGCGAGATCGGTGGCGCCGGTCAGCGTGCCGAGCGCGCCCATGAACCCGCTGAGCAGCAACACGAACGGTGTGGTGCGCAGCGGGCGGGCGGCGGCTCGCAGCCTCGGCTCGGTCACCGACAGCGGGAAGCGGACCTCGGACGTACGCGGATCTCCTCCCGGCGCGGCGGCGGGCAGCGGCAGTTCCGGCGGGTCGGCGAGCACCTGCCGCCAGTGGTCGGTCAGCCGTCGCAGACGTTGCTCGTCGTGCCGGGGTGCGGCGGGCACACTCCCGCCGGGCGGGACCGGGACGGGGTCCGCCTGTTCCGCCGACCCGGCGGGTGTCCAGCCGGTCACGCTGTCGCCGTAGGTGCGGAGCAGGTCCGTGATCAGGATCCGCATCGACCAGGGGTCCGCGACCGTGTGCTGGGCCACCAGCACCAGGGTCGCGTCGGTGGGATCGTGCCGGGCGAGGAACGCCCAGAGCAGCGACGGGGACCCGGGCGGGTACTCGCCGGCGACGATCGTGTCGATCAGCAGGTCCGGCGCCACCTCGGTCAACGGCACCGGCGCGGGTGGGCGGACCGACTGGTACGGCACCCCGTCGTCGCGCACTATCGCCGTACGCAGCGCCCGGTGCCGCACCACGAGCCGGTCCAACGCGCCGCGCAGCACCGACACGTCGAGCGGTCCGCTGATCCGGTAGCCACCGACGGCGACGAACCGGGGCCCGAAGATCATGCCAGGGGTGACCTCGTCCACCCAGCACAGCAGCCGTTGGGCCGGGGACAGCGGTACGGTGAGCTGGTCCTGCATACCGTCTCCTTTGTCTTGTACGTGATCATCGGCTCAGCCGGCTCGGCCTGCTTCGACGAGG is a window of Micromonospora sp. NBC_01699 DNA encoding:
- a CDS encoding condensation domain-containing protein, translating into MQDQLTVPLSPAQRLLCWVDEVTPGMIFGPRFVAVGGYRISGPLDVSVLRGALDRLVVRHRALRTAIVRDDGVPYQSVRPPAPVPLTEVAPDLLIDTIVAGEYPPGSPSLLWAFLARHDPTDATLVLVAQHTVADPWSMRILITDLLRTYGDSVTGWTPAGSAEQADPVPVPPGGSVPAAPRHDEQRLRRLTDHWRQVLADPPELPLPAAAPGGDPRTSEVRFPLSVTEPRLRAAARPLRTTPFVLLLSGFMGALGTLTGATDLAVPVLTYGRDRSDWDTVGLFMNALPVRADLTGDLTATQTVARVHAAFAAAFSRELPLTELLSRLPEAVRFFAPDGPVCAQFEVIQLPPAQSSAPLSHRPLRLPGGLPLGGPVIPVNGLVTWLEQDSDGGYTGTIRYRADLFGPDTIDRLVRCYADRLDELVGL